From Weissella confusa, a single genomic window includes:
- a CDS encoding WxL protein peptidoglycan domain-containing protein yields the protein MISKKVLGALVSGLGLLMGLQTIVHADVADYEVHALIPSTQIVGNHTEAFDMVLAPGQHQEMTFVITNHTDKDIEFDISKGTAKTTVKGAVNYTAANTTFDASLPEQIGEDMQIPSTVTAKAKADTDFNVQLTAPAKAWSGLLAGGIKIAPRGDVAVKKVDQSDRQGITTVIRPLVCLFEIKRRYQLLSRSLSQPSLK from the coding sequence ATGATTAGCAAAAAAGTTTTAGGAGCCCTTGTAAGCGGTCTTGGATTATTAATGGGGCTACAGACGATTGTTCATGCGGATGTAGCCGATTACGAGGTGCACGCCTTGATTCCAAGCACTCAGATTGTGGGAAATCACACAGAGGCATTCGACATGGTATTGGCGCCTGGCCAACACCAAGAAATGACATTTGTCATTACAAATCATACTGATAAGGATATTGAATTTGATATCAGTAAGGGAACCGCTAAGACAACCGTGAAGGGTGCGGTTAATTACACGGCGGCGAACACAACGTTCGATGCGTCTTTGCCAGAACAAATTGGTGAAGATATGCAAATTCCAAGCACGGTGACGGCAAAAGCCAAAGCTGACACTGACTTTAACGTCCAATTGACGGCCCCGGCAAAGGCTTGGTCAGGTTTGCTGGCCGGTGGTATTAAGATTGCGCCACGTGGTGATGTTGCTGTGAAGAAGGTTGACCAAAGTGATCGCCAAGGTATTACGACGGTGATAAGACCATTGGTGTGTTTATTCGAAATCAAGAGACGTTACCAACTGCTAAGCCGCAGTTTGAGTCAGCCAAGCTTGAAATGA
- a CDS encoding DUF402 domain-containing protein, translating to MKDSRLPREGDFITIKSYKHDGSLHRTWRDTMVLKTSENAIIGLNDHTLVTEDDGRRWVTREPAIVYFHRKYWFNIVAMIRDNGVSYYCNLASPFVLDKEALKYVDYDLDVKVFPDGEKRLLDTDEYELHKAQWQYPADIDFIVKEHVKILVDWINKHQGPFSDEYIDLWYRRYLEIKRRSDR from the coding sequence ATGAAAGATAGTCGACTCCCACGGGAAGGCGATTTTATTACGATTAAGAGCTACAAGCACGACGGCAGTTTGCACCGAACTTGGCGTGATACGATGGTGCTAAAAACGAGTGAAAATGCCATCATTGGGCTGAATGATCACACATTGGTGACCGAAGATGACGGTCGTCGTTGGGTGACACGTGAGCCAGCGATTGTGTATTTTCACCGTAAGTATTGGTTCAACATCGTCGCGATGATACGAGATAATGGGGTGTCTTATTACTGTAATTTAGCTTCTCCGTTTGTTTTAGATAAAGAAGCCTTGAAGTATGTGGACTACGATTTGGATGTGAAGGTTTTTCCAGATGGTGAGAAGCGTCTTCTTGATACGGACGAATATGAGTTACACAAAGCACAATGGCAATACCCAGCAGACATTGATTTTATCGTAAAGGAGCATGTCAAAATCCTAGTTGATTGGATCAATAAGCATCAGGGCCCATTTTCGGACGAGTACATCGACTTGTGGTATCGCAGATACTTGGAAATCAAGCGTCGCAGTGATCGTTAG
- a CDS encoding WxL protein host-binding domain-containing protein, producing the protein MIRNPNGNFVNTMRLTSEVIDKSGKIVLYDDRMGLTMAPYSNMTWPINLKKEGLPSGKYTVKVTARWIRDSATGDYVDKVSDKREYVKHWQTKVNVKANETTVKQQKKWSWLDTLLAIVVAIFVIGIIVLLVKFAGLKKYR; encoded by the coding sequence GTGATTCGCAATCCAAATGGTAATTTCGTCAACACGATGCGTCTGACGTCTGAAGTTATCGATAAGTCGGGCAAGATTGTATTGTACGATGATCGTATGGGTCTAACGATGGCGCCGTACTCAAACATGACGTGGCCAATTAACCTGAAGAAGGAAGGTTTGCCATCTGGCAAGTACACCGTTAAGGTTACGGCGCGTTGGATTCGCGACAGTGCCACTGGCGATTACGTTGATAAGGTTAGTGACAAACGTGAGTACGTGAAGCACTGGCAAACAAAGGTTAACGTTAAAGCGAACGAGACAACGGTTAAGCAACAAAAGAAGTGGTCATGGTTAGACACACTATTGGCGATTGTGGTGGCAATTTTTGTCATCGGGATTATTGTGTTGCTAGTTAAGTTTGCTGGCCTTAAGAAGTATCGTTAG